Proteins co-encoded in one Dyadobacter sp. CECT 9275 genomic window:
- a CDS encoding DUF1501 domain-containing protein, whose amino-acid sequence MSHHHNDEFRLHTPEFDKLNKKLDRRNFLTKTTLGLGAAAIGSLLGAEKLFGSSPKAASENPANFEQEILKALPHIAPKAKRVVYLFMSGGPSQFETFDYKPKLISLAGQNLPDSVRKGQRLTGMSANQSALPMVPSFYKFNQYGKSGTWVSELMPHTAKVVDDLCVIKSINSEAINHDPAITFLQTGNQLPGRPSIGSWVSYGLGSDNQNLPAFIVLVSKNGSKDQPLYARLWGNGFLPSRHQGVQFRSGKDPVLFLNNPEGYDGADRKEMLEYLARLNQLQNEPYGDPEVDTRIAQYEMAYRMQTSVPEVMDTKDEPDEVFDLYGPDSRDSGTYAANCLLARKLLEKDVKFVQLYHQGWDNHGSLPKGIAHQCKTTDQATAALIMDLKRRGMLDDTLVVWGGEFGRTVYSQGKLSADDYGRDHHPRCFTMWMAGAGVKPGISYGETDDFSYNIVKDPVHVHDFQATLMHLLGVDHERLTYKFQGRRFRLTDVHGNIVKDILT is encoded by the coding sequence ATGTCACACCATCACAACGACGAGTTCAGGCTCCATACACCCGAATTTGACAAACTGAACAAAAAACTGGACCGGCGTAATTTTCTAACCAAAACTACCCTGGGTTTAGGTGCAGCGGCTATAGGCTCTTTACTGGGTGCAGAAAAACTCTTCGGTTCCAGCCCGAAGGCAGCATCCGAAAATCCTGCAAATTTTGAGCAGGAAATCCTTAAAGCCCTTCCGCATATCGCTCCCAAGGCTAAACGGGTTGTTTACCTGTTTATGAGCGGGGGGCCTTCCCAATTTGAAACTTTTGATTATAAACCGAAACTGATCAGCCTTGCCGGCCAGAATCTCCCCGACTCTGTCAGGAAAGGACAGCGGCTTACGGGTATGAGCGCCAACCAGAGCGCCTTGCCTATGGTGCCATCGTTCTACAAATTCAATCAGTATGGCAAAAGCGGAACCTGGGTGAGTGAATTAATGCCACACACGGCCAAGGTAGTGGATGATCTTTGCGTGATCAAATCCATCAACTCAGAGGCTATCAACCATGATCCTGCTATCACTTTTCTACAAACCGGCAACCAACTTCCGGGCAGGCCCTCTATCGGCTCATGGGTGAGTTACGGACTCGGTTCGGATAATCAGAATTTACCGGCTTTTATCGTTTTGGTATCCAAAAATGGCTCCAAGGACCAGCCTTTGTACGCGAGGCTCTGGGGAAATGGCTTTTTACCTTCCAGGCATCAGGGTGTACAATTCAGATCGGGCAAAGATCCGGTTTTGTTCCTGAACAATCCCGAAGGATATGACGGCGCCGACAGAAAGGAAATGCTGGAATATCTGGCCAGGCTGAACCAGTTACAGAATGAACCTTATGGTGATCCCGAAGTGGATACCCGCATTGCACAGTACGAAATGGCCTATCGCATGCAAACCTCCGTACCGGAAGTAATGGATACCAAAGATGAGCCTGACGAAGTTTTTGACCTTTACGGACCTGACAGCCGTGATTCGGGAACCTATGCAGCGAACTGCCTTCTGGCCAGGAAACTGCTGGAAAAAGATGTGAAATTTGTGCAATTGTATCACCAGGGCTGGGATAATCACGGCAGCCTTCCCAAAGGCATAGCTCACCAATGCAAAACTACCGACCAGGCAACCGCGGCCCTGATCATGGACCTTAAAAGAAGGGGCATGCTGGACGACACCCTGGTGGTTTGGGGGGGAGAATTCGGCAGAACCGTTTATTCCCAGGGAAAACTTTCTGCGGACGATTACGGGCGGGACCATCATCCACGCTGTTTCACCATGTGGATGGCAGGCGCCGGAGTGAAGCCAGGCATCAGCTATGGCGAAACGGATGATTTCAGCTATAATATTGTGAAAGATCCGGTTCACGTTCACGACTTTCAGGCCACACTGATGCACTTGCTGGGCGTTGATCACGAACGGCTTACATATAAATTTCAGGGCAGGCGCTTCCGGCTTACGGATGTTCATGGAAATATTGTTAAGGATATATTGACCTGA
- a CDS encoding FecR family protein, with the protein MENNESIKILFEKYLADACSLAEVRLLLDHFNKTEEEESLRELIRQQLAAPVVQNTETDRAVDAVRDALMKKIISKKETPLPRSKPLTFQQWTRMAAIWFLLILSAGTVFYFYRNPSEMFSSTGGKDTHVQMISVSTQKGERKEVVLEDGSVIWLNAVSRLTYPEKFGKDVREVNLAGEAYFEVSHDNERPFFILSGKIRTKVLGTSFDIKAYSEDKTISVAVLTGKVQVSNSESKDPVLLIPDQRVLFDKTKGNFLKETQIQASSLITWREGKMQFRNVVLGEVITSLKRNYDTDITCNPALMNCPVYADFEAGTPVAKVLEMLSVSVGGSLANLEGSRYYLDGKGCP; encoded by the coding sequence GTGGAAAATAACGAAAGCATCAAAATACTCTTCGAAAAATATCTGGCGGATGCATGCTCTCTGGCGGAAGTACGTCTTTTACTGGATCATTTTAATAAAACCGAGGAGGAGGAATCTCTGCGTGAGCTGATCAGGCAGCAGCTGGCTGCACCTGTGGTGCAGAATACAGAAACGGACAGGGCGGTGGACGCGGTTCGCGACGCATTAATGAAAAAAATTATTTCAAAAAAAGAGACACCCCTCCCCCGTTCAAAGCCACTTACTTTTCAGCAATGGACGCGTATGGCGGCCATTTGGTTTTTATTAATACTCAGCGCAGGAACCGTTTTTTACTTTTACAGGAACCCATCGGAAATGTTTTCGAGTACGGGGGGAAAGGATACACACGTTCAGATGATATCTGTAAGCACACAGAAGGGTGAGAGAAAAGAAGTTGTCTTAGAAGATGGATCTGTCATTTGGCTGAATGCAGTCAGCAGGCTTACGTATCCGGAAAAATTCGGAAAAGATGTACGGGAAGTTAACCTGGCAGGTGAGGCTTATTTTGAAGTTTCCCATGACAATGAAAGGCCATTTTTTATTCTATCCGGAAAAATCAGGACCAAGGTACTGGGAACAAGTTTCGATATTAAAGCATATAGCGAAGATAAAACCATTTCTGTTGCCGTATTAACCGGAAAAGTTCAGGTAAGTAATTCCGAATCCAAAGATCCGGTGTTGCTTATCCCTGACCAACGGGTGCTATTCGACAAGACCAAAGGTAACTTCCTGAAAGAAACCCAAATACAAGCAAGTAGCCTGATTACCTGGCGGGAAGGAAAGATGCAGTTCAGGAATGTAGTACTTGGAGAAGTAATTACATCCTTGAAAAGGAATTACGATACAGATATCACCTGCAATCCTGCTCTCATGAACTGCCCCGTTTACGCTGATTTTGAAGCCGGCACCCCTGTTGCAAAGGTGCTGGAGATGTTATCGGTTTCCGTTGGCGGTAGCCTGGCAAACCTCGAAGGGTCCAGGTATTATCTGGATGGGAAAGGTTGCCCATAA
- a CDS encoding RNA polymerase sigma factor, with amino-acid sequence MYPNNPDVEENALLSDLMKGNKEAFTVLYNKYSARLYTNIRRLVKCDETSKEILQDLFLKIWEAREQIDPSRSFKSYLFKIAENLVYDHFRKAARDKKLGDYLISSSALFYSHSEETVIYDESLHFIRKAIDLLPPARKQIYTLCKMEGKSYEEIASLLRISTSTVSDHMVKANRAIKKYLQLHADLVISFLLVSIL; translated from the coding sequence ATGTATCCGAACAACCCTGATGTTGAGGAAAATGCCCTTTTATCAGATTTGATGAAAGGAAACAAAGAGGCATTTACGGTGCTTTATAACAAGTACAGTGCCCGGTTATATACGAATATCCGGCGACTGGTAAAATGTGATGAAACTTCAAAGGAGATTTTACAAGATCTGTTTTTAAAGATATGGGAGGCGCGTGAACAAATTGATCCTTCCCGGTCGTTCAAATCCTATTTGTTTAAAATCGCCGAAAACCTCGTTTACGATCATTTTCGCAAAGCTGCCAGAGACAAAAAACTTGGCGACTACCTGATTTCTTCTTCGGCCCTATTTTACAGCCATTCTGAAGAAACCGTGATCTACGATGAAAGTCTTCATTTTATCCGTAAGGCCATAGATCTTCTCCCACCCGCCCGGAAGCAAATCTATACTTTATGCAAAATGGAGGGAAAAAGTTACGAAGAAATTGCCTCGCTGCTCCGCATTTCCACCTCCACCGTCAGTGATCATATGGTGAAAGCCAACCGTGCCATCAAGAAGTATCTCCAGCTGCACGCAGATTTGGTCATTTCATTTCTGCTGGTATCCATACTTTGA
- a CDS encoding zinc-binding alcohol dehydrogenase family protein, producing MNTLVCTTPGHFSYQEAPQPEPISGHTILKIRRIGICGTDLHAFEGTQPFFNYPRILGHELAGEIVASDSAEFSIGEAVTIIPYFHCGKCIACRSGKTNCCTTMQVSGVHVDGGMVEYLSVPSHALIHGDGLSLDELALVEPLAIGAHGIRRGSVQEGETVLIVGAGPIGLGAMEFARIAGAKVIALDINDTRLTFCGEKIGVAYTINGLTENVTEKLYDYTDGDMPTVIVDATGNLRAINTAFGYLAHGGRYVLVGLQKGEISFSHPEFHKREATLMSSRNATRADFEHVIKCMKAGYIDPAAYITHRVDFGQVKDHFEDWLNPANGVIKAMVSID from the coding sequence ATGAATACGCTGGTTTGCACCACTCCCGGACATTTTTCATACCAGGAAGCCCCACAACCCGAACCAATATCCGGACACACCATCCTCAAAATAAGGCGTATCGGAATTTGCGGTACAGACCTCCACGCTTTCGAGGGTACACAGCCCTTTTTCAACTATCCCAGAATTTTAGGCCACGAGCTGGCGGGTGAGATCGTTGCATCCGATTCTGCTGAATTTTCAATTGGCGAGGCCGTCACCATTATACCTTACTTCCACTGCGGAAAATGCATTGCCTGCCGTTCGGGGAAAACCAATTGCTGTACAACGATGCAGGTTTCCGGTGTTCACGTTGACGGTGGTATGGTGGAATATCTCTCAGTACCCTCTCATGCACTGATACATGGCGACGGACTGAGCCTTGATGAACTGGCTTTGGTAGAACCACTGGCGATCGGAGCCCATGGTATTCGCCGTGGCAGTGTTCAGGAGGGCGAAACGGTATTGATTGTTGGGGCAGGGCCCATAGGACTCGGGGCGATGGAGTTTGCCCGGATCGCAGGCGCAAAAGTAATAGCGCTGGATATCAATGATACCCGTCTCACATTTTGCGGGGAAAAAATCGGAGTGGCGTATACCATCAATGGATTAACGGAAAATGTAACAGAAAAACTGTATGATTATACCGATGGTGATATGCCAACGGTGATTGTGGATGCAACGGGTAACCTGCGTGCGATCAACACCGCTTTTGGATATCTGGCACATGGAGGCAGGTATGTACTGGTGGGACTCCAAAAAGGAGAAATCAGTTTCAGTCACCCCGAATTTCATAAAAGAGAAGCCACATTAATGAGCAGCCGAAATGCAACAAGAGCTGATTTTGAACATGTTATAAAATGCATGAAAGCCGGGTATATTGACCCTGCCGCCTATATCACTCACCGGGTTGATTTCGGACAGGTGAAGGACCACTTTGAGGACTGGCTCAATCCTGCAAACGGTGTGATCAAGGCCATGGTTTCGATAGACTGA
- a CDS encoding helix-turn-helix domain-containing protein: MNKIISGSSFLLLNVDYVKLNKKWNYRNVISPFYRIYYIDGGAGMLRRADQEVLLEEGYLYLIPSFTFCDYSARDYLGQYYVHILEESVDGTSLFASNRKIFKMKATRRDIDNFGRILELNPGRDLRRSDNPGDYDKQPVLDSFKQLNDRVPPDRYLETSGIILQLLSRFLAADHFRQEDVRVVPARIADAINYIQTNLHENLTVDLLAERAGQNPDYFSRVFNNHTGSRPLAYIQRKRIERAQFMIITTDLSFTMIAVETGFDSLSYFSRIFKNITGQTPRDYRKRNGGV, from the coding sequence ATGAATAAAATAATATCAGGATCGTCATTTTTGCTGCTGAATGTTGATTATGTGAAATTGAACAAAAAGTGGAATTACAGAAATGTAATAAGCCCTTTTTACAGAATATACTACATTGACGGAGGCGCTGGCATGCTCCGTCGTGCGGATCAGGAGGTACTTCTGGAGGAGGGGTATCTTTATCTTATTCCAAGTTTTACCTTTTGTGATTACAGTGCCAGGGACTATCTGGGGCAGTATTATGTCCATATTCTGGAGGAATCGGTAGACGGAACATCTCTGTTTGCCTCAAACCGTAAAATTTTCAAAATGAAGGCTACCAGAAGAGATATTGATAACTTCGGAAGGATTTTGGAATTAAACCCCGGCCGTGACCTGAGAAGATCAGATAATCCCGGAGATTATGACAAACAGCCTGTTCTGGATAGTTTTAAACAGTTGAACGACAGGGTACCTCCAGATCGATACCTGGAAACCAGTGGTATTATACTACAATTGTTATCCCGTTTTCTGGCAGCGGATCATTTCAGACAGGAGGATGTTCGTGTTGTTCCCGCCAGGATTGCGGATGCAATTAATTATATCCAAACCAACCTCCATGAAAATTTAACGGTTGACTTGCTTGCCGAAAGGGCCGGGCAAAATCCCGATTATTTTTCGAGGGTCTTCAATAACCATACAGGTTCCAGACCCCTTGCGTATATTCAGCGCAAGCGTATTGAAAGAGCTCAGTTTATGATCATCACGACTGACCTTTCCTTTACTATGATTGCTGTTGAAACGGGTTTTGACAGCCTGTCCTATTTTTCTCGCATCTTTAAGAATATCACCGGCCAAACCCCAAGAGATTACCGGAAAAGAAACGGAGGAGTTTGA
- a CDS encoding sialate O-acetylesterase translates to MFLRLKSLSFFLFILFCTLHSHAQITITFPSERAVFQRDNANQARVTLAGNYAGCYDRIEARFVPRQEGQGTPAPEGGGWNTIQSVPQGGNFYGSMLVKGGWYQLEIRGVKGDGSMETGHVERVGVGEVFLVAGQSNATGSNGLGNGPGATDDRVNSVDFQNLSDGIIAPYSEIRVPCPQFVHLDALTKTAPFGNYAWCWGAFGDKMAEALNVPVMVFNAGWGGSSSRNWVESISTTGNTVSSYSYAFPQGLPFGHLRIALNNYIAQMGIRAVLWHQGESDNHEGTSRESHRDQLRRIIQESRDLSGKEDLSWVVARASRYTVNDESRIWQPVIDAQSDVIGLNGSDLSIRMAHVFEGPSTDDYWEPPYRTDNIHFSGEGLTFLANLWKQKLTSGFLEQSTPYMAIPPPAITMAYSSDTEMTLQAPEGWSDYKWLQTADCNADFSTSRQVTRGVGTYKIRVTDSYHNTVFSGKVNVSGSKPAVSLAHHQDKATLSVQTGQYTFMPSECRVISTLTPQGSSPVAGAVLTKIWSETSLPTFKSSAFASRHYIVKPDQNESSATAGITLYFTQADFNQFNSGKTSAQPSLPSDKEDNSAKTNIKIYRFPGIDPAGNGLPSLSYTENPVSIVPENSSWNDVLKRWEISFNTTGFGAFLLGSSSEGALPVLFEFFTGRPTEHHQTELSWKTTLETNASHFEIQRGSDMKQFDTIGEVTAAGDTDKGMVYHFLDTNPAFGINYYRLKQLDLDGSYMYTRVLAVQPGAGETVILYPNPVTDKLVIKSGRKVKDVEILNQSGQLIRTYNLQPDSGALFLKDLPAGIYEVKVDTQVFKILKQ, encoded by the coding sequence ATGTTTTTACGTTTAAAGTCGCTTTCATTTTTCTTATTCATTTTATTCTGCACTCTTCATTCCCATGCGCAGATTACCATTACATTTCCTTCCGAAAGGGCTGTATTTCAGAGGGATAACGCAAACCAGGCCCGGGTAACGCTCGCTGGCAATTATGCGGGGTGTTATGATCGGATTGAGGCCAGGTTTGTTCCGCGGCAGGAGGGGCAAGGCACGCCTGCTCCCGAAGGCGGGGGATGGAATACCATTCAGTCGGTCCCGCAGGGAGGTAATTTTTATGGCTCGATGCTGGTTAAAGGGGGCTGGTATCAGCTGGAAATTCGTGGGGTGAAAGGTGACGGATCTATGGAAACAGGTCATGTTGAAAGGGTGGGCGTAGGAGAAGTATTTCTGGTAGCGGGTCAGTCCAACGCCACCGGAAGTAATGGCCTGGGCAACGGGCCCGGTGCAACGGATGACCGCGTCAACAGTGTCGATTTTCAGAATCTCAGCGATGGCATTATCGCGCCTTATTCGGAAATTAGGGTACCCTGCCCTCAATTTGTTCATCTGGATGCGCTTACTAAGACAGCACCTTTCGGGAATTACGCCTGGTGCTGGGGAGCTTTCGGGGATAAGATGGCGGAAGCGCTCAATGTTCCGGTGATGGTATTTAATGCCGGGTGGGGTGGGTCTTCCTCCCGCAATTGGGTTGAAAGTATCAGTACTACCGGCAATACAGTGAGTTCCTATAGTTACGCTTTTCCGCAGGGGCTTCCCTTCGGTCATTTACGGATTGCTCTGAACAATTATATTGCACAAATGGGGATCAGGGCGGTTCTGTGGCATCAGGGCGAATCGGATAACCATGAAGGTACCTCCAGGGAGTCGCACCGGGATCAGCTGCGGCGCATTATTCAGGAATCGAGGGACTTAAGCGGAAAGGAGGATCTTAGCTGGGTGGTTGCCCGGGCGTCCAGATATACCGTCAATGACGAGAGCCGTATATGGCAACCCGTTATTGATGCGCAGAGCGATGTCATTGGTCTGAACGGAAGTGATCTGTCGATCAGGATGGCCCATGTTTTTGAAGGGCCTTCTACGGACGACTATTGGGAACCTCCTTACAGAACAGATAACATCCATTTTTCGGGGGAGGGGTTAACGTTTCTGGCCAATCTCTGGAAACAGAAACTGACCAGCGGATTTCTGGAACAGTCTACTCCCTACATGGCCATTCCTCCTCCGGCAATCACGATGGCATATAGCAGTGATACCGAGATGACTTTGCAGGCTCCCGAAGGATGGAGTGATTACAAATGGCTGCAAACCGCTGATTGTAATGCCGACTTCTCTACCTCGCGGCAGGTTACAAGGGGCGTAGGTACTTATAAAATAAGGGTGACCGACAGCTATCATAATACGGTGTTTAGCGGAAAGGTTAATGTTTCAGGATCAAAACCTGCGGTAAGTCTGGCTCATCATCAGGACAAGGCTACCCTTTCGGTTCAGACGGGGCAGTATACTTTCATGCCCTCGGAGTGCCGCGTCATCAGTACGCTTACACCGCAGGGAAGTTCGCCGGTAGCTGGTGCAGTACTTACCAAAATCTGGAGTGAAACCAGCTTGCCTACATTTAAATCCAGTGCTTTTGCCTCGCGACATTATATCGTAAAACCTGACCAAAACGAATCGTCGGCCACGGCTGGTATCACGTTGTATTTTACACAGGCGGATTTTAATCAATTTAATTCCGGTAAAACCTCTGCTCAGCCCTCGCTGCCGTCGGACAAGGAGGATAACAGTGCGAAAACGAATATCAAAATTTACAGATTCCCTGGTATTGATCCTGCCGGAAACGGGTTGCCTTCGTTGTCCTATACGGAAAATCCGGTAAGCATTGTCCCGGAAAATAGTAGTTGGAATGATGTTTTGAAACGATGGGAAATATCATTTAATACGACCGGATTTGGTGCGTTTTTATTGGGAAGCTCCTCAGAAGGAGCATTGCCTGTGCTTTTCGAGTTTTTCACCGGGAGGCCCACCGAGCATCATCAGACGGAATTATCCTGGAAAACTACCCTTGAGACAAACGCCTCTCATTTTGAAATTCAAAGAGGTAGCGATATGAAGCAGTTTGACACAATCGGAGAGGTAACCGCTGCTGGAGATACCGACAAGGGGATGGTTTACCATTTCCTGGATACCAACCCGGCATTTGGTATTAATTATTACCGGCTCAAACAGCTGGACCTGGACGGCTCCTATATGTATACCCGGGTGCTTGCCGTTCAACCGGGTGCCGGGGAAACGGTCATTTTGTACCCCAATCCGGTGACGGACAAGCTGGTGATAAAATCGGGAAGGAAGGTGAAGGATGTTGAAATTCTGAATCAATCAGGTCAGTTGATCCGCACCTATAATCTTCAGCCTGATTCTGGTGCGTTATTCCTGAAAGATTTGCCTGCCGGAATTTATGAGGTGAAGGTTGACACCCAGGTTTTTAAAATTTTGAAGCAATAA
- a CDS encoding DUF1553 domain-containing protein — protein sequence MHFHRFILFLLALASLCSCGPDLPEDVQLAMDELPAKLDYNQHVKPVLSDKCFACHGPDKAKQKAGLRLDMQEAAYAELPENPGKVAIDPGNLKGSEFFHRIISDDPEYRMPTPDSHLSLTAKEKAILIRWIREGAEYKPHWAFVKPEKTEMPEVKNEDWPKNPIDYFILSKLEEENLTPSKEAGKELLLRRVTLDLTGLPPTLSEIDQFLKDNTANAYEKQVDRLLSSPHYGEKMAVDWLDLARFADSHGYTVDRLRDMSPYRDWVISSFNQNMPYDKFLHWQLAGDLMPNPSKEMMIATAFNRNHQQNMEGGIIEEEFQTEYVVDRTNTFGDAMLGLSVGCAKCHDHKYDPVSQKNYYELFSFFNNVKEAGQISWNDALPTPTLLLPTDEQDKTLRYIKTRIAKQEQDLENSKVRAQDDFKKWMDEKTYKKLLGEKIPRSGLQAFYTFDNGTLKNDINPKQTGVMKRDAGQPGDNALLVEHGSGKAMALDGDTYLDLSEAGVFRKSEPFSIGIWLNIPKELKEGVILHKSQAERLYNFRGYHLYLKDNKLELNMAHTAPSDAITKVTKGGIPRDKWIQLTITYDGSAKARGYRLYLDGAEMPMETTMDQLVKDIHFGATPEPGLQIGAWWRGLGFKGGKVDDIAVYNRALTPFETTLLAGKNTWHSTLGSGNTNASGTDLLRQYYMSAISPIVRSAQDSLKKTRTQLADSVKNIRELMVMQELPQRKKAHILIRGNYDALGEEVFPNTPESIFAFPKNLPKNRYGLAQWLTNPGNPLTSRVAVNRLWQNFFGTGIVKTTEDFGNQGEQPSHPQLLDWLAVTFRESGWDVKKLNKLIVMSATYRQDSRATREVREKDPENRWFAHGPVNRMTAEMIRDNALMASGLINRKIGGKSVKPYQPEGLWEINSASYKADSGDAVYRRSLYIIVKRSVPNPTLSTFDATSRSFCVVRRQKTNTPLQALVTLNDPTFVESMKVMGEQMTVTADKRKAITDTYRKLTGRIPSQKEIDLLLILQKTQYEKFSKSPQKAAGWLREGQYRVRENIDSNLVAANAVVASTILNSDATLTKR from the coding sequence ATGCACTTCCATAGGTTCATCTTATTTCTCCTAGCCCTTGCCAGCCTCTGTTCCTGCGGCCCGGATCTGCCAGAAGACGTGCAGCTTGCCATGGATGAGCTTCCGGCAAAGCTGGACTACAACCAGCATGTCAAACCCGTATTATCCGATAAATGTTTTGCCTGCCACGGGCCCGACAAAGCCAAGCAGAAAGCCGGTCTGCGCCTGGACATGCAGGAAGCTGCCTACGCGGAACTGCCTGAAAACCCGGGAAAGGTTGCCATTGACCCGGGAAATCTGAAAGGAAGCGAATTCTTTCACCGCATTATTTCAGATGATCCTGAGTATAGGATGCCCACCCCCGATTCGCACCTCAGCCTGACCGCCAAAGAAAAGGCGATCCTGATCAGATGGATCCGCGAGGGTGCCGAATATAAACCGCACTGGGCTTTTGTAAAACCAGAAAAAACGGAAATGCCGGAGGTAAAAAATGAGGACTGGCCTAAAAACCCCATCGACTACTTTATTCTTTCCAAACTGGAAGAAGAAAATCTAACCCCTTCAAAGGAGGCAGGGAAGGAATTGCTGCTCCGACGCGTCACGCTGGACCTGACGGGCCTTCCTCCGACACTTTCAGAAATAGATCAATTCCTGAAAGATAACACTGCAAACGCCTATGAAAAACAGGTAGACCGCCTGCTGAGCTCCCCACACTATGGTGAAAAAATGGCAGTCGACTGGCTTGATCTGGCCCGCTTTGCCGACTCTCACGGGTATACCGTCGATCGGCTCAGGGATATGTCGCCCTACCGTGACTGGGTGATCAGTTCATTTAATCAAAACATGCCTTACGACAAGTTCCTGCACTGGCAACTTGCAGGAGACCTGATGCCCAACCCGTCCAAGGAGATGATGATTGCAACCGCTTTCAATCGTAACCACCAGCAGAATATGGAAGGAGGTATTATTGAAGAAGAGTTTCAGACGGAATACGTTGTGGACCGCACCAATACCTTTGGTGACGCCATGCTGGGACTTTCTGTGGGCTGCGCCAAATGCCACGACCATAAGTATGATCCGGTATCCCAAAAGAACTACTACGAACTTTTCAGTTTTTTCAACAACGTCAAAGAAGCCGGACAGATTTCCTGGAACGATGCGCTGCCTACCCCCACTTTGCTTCTACCGACCGATGAACAGGATAAAACACTCCGGTATATCAAAACCCGTATAGCCAAACAGGAACAGGACCTGGAAAACTCCAAAGTACGGGCGCAGGACGATTTCAAAAAATGGATGGATGAGAAAACCTACAAAAAGTTGCTGGGTGAAAAAATTCCGCGGTCGGGCCTGCAGGCGTTTTATACATTTGACAATGGTACTTTGAAAAATGACATCAATCCCAAACAGACGGGTGTGATGAAACGGGACGCGGGCCAACCAGGGGATAACGCCTTGCTGGTGGAGCATGGAAGCGGAAAGGCAATGGCTCTGGACGGAGATACCTATCTGGATCTCAGCGAAGCAGGCGTTTTTCGTAAATCAGAGCCTTTCAGTATCGGTATCTGGCTCAACATTCCAAAAGAACTAAAGGAAGGGGTCATCCTTCATAAAAGTCAGGCCGAAAGGCTATACAATTTCAGGGGATATCACCTCTATTTAAAGGATAATAAACTGGAACTCAACATGGCCCATACTGCCCCTTCCGATGCCATCACGAAGGTAACAAAAGGGGGTATCCCAAGGGACAAGTGGATTCAGCTGACCATAACGTACGACGGTTCGGCGAAAGCCAGGGGATACCGGTTATACCTGGATGGAGCTGAAATGCCCATGGAAACTACCATGGACCAGTTGGTCAAGGATATTCATTTCGGAGCAACACCAGAACCCGGCCTTCAGATTGGAGCCTGGTGGCGCGGCCTTGGTTTTAAAGGAGGAAAAGTAGATGATATAGCAGTGTATAACCGCGCACTCACTCCTTTTGAAACCACCCTGCTTGCGGGGAAAAACACATGGCATTCGACCCTTGGATCGGGTAATACGAATGCGTCCGGGACAGACCTACTCAGGCAGTATTACATGTCTGCAATTTCTCCGATCGTAAGGAGTGCCCAGGACAGCCTGAAAAAAACAAGGACCCAGCTTGCCGATTCGGTAAAAAACATCCGTGAACTGATGGTAATGCAGGAACTCCCTCAGCGAAAAAAAGCGCACATCCTTATCAGGGGAAATTACGATGCTCTGGGTGAAGAGGTTTTCCCCAATACACCCGAATCCATTTTTGCATTCCCGAAAAACCTACCCAAAAACCGTTATGGACTTGCCCAGTGGCTGACAAATCCCGGCAACCCGTTAACATCCCGCGTAGCGGTGAATCGCTTATGGCAGAATTTCTTCGGAACGGGTATTGTCAAAACAACCGAGGATTTCGGAAATCAGGGAGAACAGCCCAGCCACCCGCAGTTGCTGGACTGGCTGGCTGTAACGTTCAGGGAATCAGGCTGGGATGTAAAAAAACTTAACAAGCTTATCGTGATGTCGGCAACATACCGGCAGGACTCCCGTGCCACCAGGGAAGTGCGCGAGAAGGACCCAGAGAACCGCTGGTTTGCACACGGCCCCGTCAACCGGATGACAGCCGAAATGATCCGGGACAATGCTTTGATGGCCAGCGGGCTGATCAACAGGAAAATCGGAGGAAAAAGCGTGAAACCCTACCAGCCTGAAGGACTTTGGGAAATTAACAGCGCCAGTTACAAGGCAGATTCGGGAGATGCTGTATACCGGAGGAGCTTGTACATCATCGTTAAAAGGTCGGTACCCAATCCCACTTTATCTACTTTTGACGCCACTTCAAGAAGTTTTTGTGTGGTGCGAAGGCAGAAAACCAATACTCCTTTGCAGGCATTGGTGACCCTGAATGACCCCACGTTTGTTGAATCCATGAAAGTAATGGGCGAGCAAATGACGGTAACAGCCGACAAAAGAAAGGCCATTACCGATACATACCGAAAACTCACCGGACGGATACCTTCACAAAAAGAAATCGACTTGCTGCTTATTTTGCAGAAAACACAATATGAAAAGTTCAGCAAATCGCCTCAGAAAGCGGCTGGCTGGCTGCGTGAAGGCCAATATCGGGTGCGCGAAAATATCGACAGCAACCTGGTAGCAGCCAATGCGGTTGTGGCAAGTACAATCCTTAATTCTGATGCTACTTTGACTAAAAGATAA